From Candidatus Nanohalococcus occultus:
ATGACAGCGACAGCGATGGTTTTCGCAGGACTGTTTTTCCTCGGAGACCGGTTCAGTATCGGTTTCCTACAGTCAAATGCAGGTATAATCGTCAGCACCTTGATCTTAGGCGAAGTATTTTTCTTCACAGTTCTGGGTTATATGGTTTTGAAGGGCTGACGGGTAACTGTTTTGAAAACCCTCCGCACTTCTGTTAACATGAATCTAAGACTAGGAGCGCACGTATCTATCTCGGGCGGAATGGACAAAGCAATCGAACGGCAGGAAGAGATCGGAGGTAACTGCGGGCAGATATTCGCAGGCAGCCCACGGACATGGAGTGTCTCAGAGTATACCGACGAAGAAGGTCAGAGCTTCCAGGATCTACGGGATGAAAAAGACCAGAACCCGTATGTAATCCACTCAACCTATCTTGTGAACCTTGCTACTCCTAAAGACGACTTGTTCGAAAAATCCTTGAACTGCCTTCAGGCCGAACTGGATGCGGCCGGAAAGCTCGGAGTGGAGTTCGTCGTCTTCCACCCTGGCGCACACACCGGAAGCGGACGTGAAAACGGCATCGAGCGAATCGCTGAGGGAATCGACGAACTGGATATTCCCGGAAACGTAACCTTGCTACTGGAAAACACGGCCGGTAAAGG
This genomic window contains:
- a CDS encoding deoxyribonuclease IV produces the protein MNLRLGAHVSISGGMDKAIERQEEIGGNCGQIFAGSPRTWSVSEYTDEEGQSFQDLRDEKDQNPYVIHSTYLVNLATPKDDLFEKSLNCLQAELDAAGKLGVEFVVFHPGAHTGSGRENGIERIAEGIDELDIPGNVTLLLENTAGKGTTLGRSMGELRQMIDHADTPNEKIGVCIDTCHAHAAGYELREQEGFEDFLQEIKEDVGLERIKVLHLNDSKDEKGSEKDNHEHIGDGNIGEDGFRNVVNAEEFEKLPMVLETPTSNGKSYKENLEKIKELKR